The genomic segment TTATAATTATTTAAATTTTATTATTTTGGCTTCATTTTTTGGAACAATGTCCTATTTTTTATACTATAAAAGCATTGATAGGCTCGGCACTATAAAAGCAATGGGATTAAATATATCTTACCCATTTTGGGCCATAGTTATTAGTTATTTGTTTGGTGACAATATAACATTCGAAATAACAATAGCTTCTATTTTAATTATTATTGGCTCTATAATGACAAATATATAAGGATAAAAAAATGAACGCAATTATTTTAGCAGCAGGCTTGGGTTCTAGATTAAAAGAACTTACCAAGAATAAACATAAAGCTCTTTTTGAAATAGATGGAATTCCAAACATAGAAAGAACTATTAAATTTTTAAATGAGTCTGGAGTTTTTGATATATATATTGTAACTGGTTACTTAGCGGAAAATTTTAATTTTTTAGAAGAAAAATATAATGTTAAATTACTACATAATGAATTATACAAAAACTACAATAACGCATATTCTTTAAAAGTTGCATTAGAGTATTTTGGTGATAGTTTTTTAATAGATGCAGATGTTGTATTACTAAAAAACATCTTTACAAAGCAAAATTATTCTAGATATTATACAACTACTAGAAAAAAAAGCGATAAAAAAGAATGGGTTGTTAAAACACACAATAACAGAATAATCGGGATAGAAATTTCAAATGAAGTAGCGCCATCTTTGCTTGGTATAAGTTTTTTTAACAAAAAAGATGGAGCTATTATAAAAGAACAAATTTGCAATCTAACTATAGATTTTTTTGAAAATTCAAAATTATATTACGATGATTTAATAATTAAAAATTTAAACAAAATAAATGTGCAAAACGAATATGTTGAAAATAAATTTGTAGGTGAAATAGACGATAAAACAGACTTGGAAGAAATAAAACAAAAAATTAAAGGACTAAAATGCAATATATAACTGTTGAACAAGCTAAAAAAGTTATGCTTGAAATGATGGATTATATACATGACATATGTATAAAAAATGATATCAAATATTCACTTGCTTACGGAACATTAATAGGTGCTGTAAGACATAAAGGTTTTATACCATGGGACGATGATTTTGATATTTTTCTAACAAGAGAAAATTATGAAAAACTATTAAAACTATTAGAAAAATCAGAAGATTATTTTATAATAGATTATAACAAAGATGATGATTACTATCTTTATTTTGCAAAGCTTTGTTCAAAAAAATACAAAGGTGAGCAAATAGATAAAACCATACCAATAATTAAAAATTTTGGTGTTTTTATAGATATTTTTCCTTTAGATTATAGAGATGAAGAAAATCCAAAAATGCAATTATCTAAAATAAAAAATTACAAAAGACAACTATTATTAAGTAGTTTTTTAAACTATAATAAAACAGGCAAAAAACATACAACGTACCTAAAAGCTGTAACAAATTTTCCAAGATTTTTATACCATAAATTTATCATCAAACGATGTAATATAATACAAAAACTATACGAAGAAG from the Campylobacter pinnipediorum subsp. pinnipediorum genome contains:
- a CDS encoding NTP transferase domain-containing protein, encoding MNAIILAAGLGSRLKELTKNKHKALFEIDGIPNIERTIKFLNESGVFDIYIVTGYLAENFNFLEEKYNVKLLHNELYKNYNNAYSLKVALEYFGDSFLIDADVVLLKNIFTKQNYSRYYTTTRKKSDKKEWVVKTHNNRIIGIEISNEVAPSLLGISFFNKKDGAIIKEQICNLTIDFFENSKLYYDDLIIKNLNKINVQNEYVENKFVGEIDDKTDLEEIKQKIKGLKCNI
- a CDS encoding LicD family protein, with protein sequence MQYITVEQAKKVMLEMMDYIHDICIKNDIKYSLAYGTLIGAVRHKGFIPWDDDFDIFLTRENYEKLLKLLEKSEDYFIIDYNKDDDYYLYFAKLCSKKYKGEQIDKTIPIIKNFGVFIDIFPLDYRDEENPKMQLSKIKNYKRQLLLSSFLNYNKTGKKHTTYLKAVTNFPRFLYHKFIIKRCNIIQKLYEEETKYNSKKTKFIGVCTGDMREIYDSEDFEEYTYCDFENRKYMIIKHFDPVLKITYGDYNKLPPEEERVNSHAYYRYYINKQQS